The following are encoded in a window of Paraburkholderia sp. HP33-1 genomic DNA:
- a CDS encoding sulfate adenylyltransferase subunit 1, protein MSSIHQPEDLGVLRFITAGSVDDGKSTLIGRLLYDSKAVLSDQLSALSRAKNKRTVGDEIDLSLLTDGLEAEREQGITIDVAYRYFATAKRKFIIADTPGHEQYTRNMVTGASTAHAAIILVDATRVTFENGVAQLLPQTKRHSAIVKLLGLQHVIVAINKMDLVDYSEARFNEIRDAYVELARHLGLQDVRFVPVSALKGDNIVTASERMPWYAGEPLLDVLEALPVETASGEALRFPVQWVARQDGSQADDFRGYMGRVESGEVKLGDTIVVLPAHREATVAEIIAPVVGGTAQVDRAFAGQTVTIRLAEDVDVSRGDTFVLREAAPEPAKKLEADLCWFDDTPLSTQRKYLLKQTTSTVFAKIGAIKEVLDVHTLSQATDRKELAMNDIGRVALTLQKPLVCDAYDSHQGTGAFVLIDEATNHTVAAGMIRAFSA, encoded by the coding sequence ATGAGCAGTATTCACCAACCCGAAGACCTCGGCGTGCTGCGTTTCATCACCGCGGGCAGCGTCGACGACGGCAAGAGCACGCTGATCGGCCGTCTGTTGTACGACAGCAAGGCCGTGCTTTCCGACCAGCTCTCGGCGCTGTCGCGCGCGAAGAACAAGCGCACCGTCGGCGACGAAATCGATCTGTCGCTGCTGACCGACGGCCTCGAAGCCGAGCGCGAGCAGGGCATCACGATCGACGTCGCGTACCGCTACTTCGCGACCGCCAAGCGCAAGTTCATCATCGCCGATACGCCGGGCCACGAGCAGTACACGCGCAACATGGTGACGGGTGCATCGACCGCGCATGCGGCGATCATTCTCGTTGACGCGACGCGCGTGACGTTCGAGAACGGCGTTGCACAACTGCTGCCGCAAACCAAGCGTCATAGCGCGATCGTCAAGCTGCTCGGTCTGCAGCATGTGATCGTCGCGATCAACAAGATGGACCTCGTCGACTACAGCGAAGCGCGCTTCAACGAAATCCGCGACGCGTATGTCGAGCTCGCGCGTCACCTCGGTCTGCAGGACGTGCGCTTCGTGCCGGTGTCGGCGCTGAAGGGCGACAACATCGTCACGGCCAGCGAGCGCATGCCGTGGTACGCGGGCGAGCCGCTGCTCGACGTGCTCGAAGCGCTGCCGGTCGAAACCGCGAGCGGCGAGGCGCTGCGCTTCCCGGTGCAGTGGGTCGCGCGCCAGGACGGCAGCCAGGCCGACGATTTCCGCGGCTACATGGGCCGTGTGGAATCGGGCGAAGTGAAGCTCGGCGACACGATCGTCGTGCTGCCGGCCCATCGCGAGGCGACCGTCGCCGAGATCATCGCGCCGGTGGTCGGCGGCACCGCCCAGGTGGACCGCGCGTTTGCCGGTCAGACGGTGACGATACGTCTCGCGGAAGACGTCGACGTGTCGCGCGGCGACACCTTCGTGCTGCGCGAAGCGGCGCCGGAACCTGCGAAGAAGCTTGAAGCGGATCTGTGCTGGTTCGACGACACGCCGCTGTCGACGCAGCGCAAGTATCTGCTGAAGCAGACCACCAGCACGGTGTTCGCGAAGATCGGCGCGATCAAGGAAGTGCTCGACGTGCATACGCTGTCGCAGGCGACCGATCGCAAGGAACTGGCGATGAACGACATCGGTCGTGTCGCGCTGACGTTGCAGAAGCCGCTCGTGTGCGACGCGTACGACTCGCATCAGGGCACGGGCGCGTTCGTGCTGATCGACGAGGCGACGAACCACACCGTCGCGGCCGGCATGATCCGCGCGTTTTCCGCCTGA
- a CDS encoding sirohydrochlorin chelatase: MAMHGLILFGHGARDARWREPFERLADKLRAARAATGDAQAVSLAFLELMEPNLPTAVAQLVTQGCDAITVVPVFFGQGGHIRKDLPAIVDQCRAAHPGVEIRCAVAVGEDDSVLDALAQYCLRQV, translated from the coding sequence ATGGCTATGCACGGACTGATTCTATTTGGCCACGGCGCGCGCGATGCGCGCTGGCGGGAGCCGTTCGAGCGGCTCGCCGACAAGCTGCGCGCCGCACGCGCGGCGACGGGCGACGCTCAGGCGGTCTCACTCGCGTTTCTCGAACTGATGGAACCCAACCTGCCGACGGCCGTCGCGCAACTCGTCACGCAAGGTTGCGATGCGATTACCGTGGTGCCGGTGTTCTTCGGGCAAGGCGGACATATCCGCAAGGACTTGCCCGCGATCGTCGATCAATGCCGCGCCGCGCATCCCGGTGTCGAGATTCGCTGCGCGGTGGCAGTGGGTGAGGATGATTCAGTGCTGGATGCGCTCGCGCAGTATTGCTTGCGGCAAGTCTGA
- a CDS encoding CysB family HTH-type transcriptional regulator, producing the protein MNLHQFRFVREAVRQNFNLTEAAKALFTSQPGVSKAIIELEDELGVEIFTRHGKRVRSLTEPGRIILQSIEKILQEVESLKRVGKDYAAQDQGNLTIAATHTQARYSLPAAIAEFKKRFPKVHLSILQGSPTQVAEMVLHDQADLAIATEAISNYKDLVSLPCFQWHHVAVMQPDHPLLERKLLSLDDLTQYPLITYDNAFAGRTKINEAFRLRGVHPDIVLEAIDADVIKTYVELGLGVGIMADIAFNAERDRHLRAMPVGHLFGSNVTRVALKQGAYLRSYVYTLVELLSPSLNRKLIEQALKGEHETYEL; encoded by the coding sequence ATGAACCTGCACCAATTCCGCTTCGTTCGCGAGGCTGTGCGCCAGAATTTCAACCTCACCGAAGCCGCCAAGGCACTGTTTACAAGCCAGCCGGGCGTCTCGAAGGCGATCATCGAGCTGGAGGACGAGCTCGGCGTCGAAATCTTCACCCGCCACGGCAAGCGCGTGCGCTCGCTGACCGAGCCGGGCCGCATCATATTGCAATCGATCGAAAAAATCCTGCAGGAAGTGGAAAGCCTGAAGCGGGTCGGCAAGGACTACGCGGCGCAGGATCAGGGCAACCTGACGATCGCCGCGACCCACACGCAGGCGCGCTACTCGCTGCCCGCGGCGATCGCCGAGTTCAAGAAGCGCTTCCCGAAGGTCCACCTTTCGATTCTGCAAGGCAGCCCGACCCAGGTCGCCGAAATGGTGCTGCACGACCAGGCCGACCTCGCGATCGCGACCGAAGCGATCTCTAACTACAAGGACCTGGTGTCGCTGCCCTGCTTCCAGTGGCACCACGTCGCGGTGATGCAGCCGGATCATCCGCTGCTCGAGCGCAAGCTGCTGTCGCTCGACGATCTGACCCAGTACCCGCTGATCACCTACGACAACGCGTTCGCCGGCCGCACCAAAATCAACGAGGCGTTCCGCCTGCGCGGAGTGCATCCGGACATCGTGCTCGAGGCGATCGACGCCGACGTGATCAAAACCTACGTCGAACTGGGCCTCGGCGTCGGCATCATGGCCGACATCGCGTTCAACGCCGAGCGCGACCGCCATTTGCGCGCGATGCCGGTCGGCCATCTGTTCGGCAGCAACGTGACACGGGTCGCGCTGAAACAGGGCGCATATCTGCGCAGCTACGTGTACACGCTCGTCGAGCTGCTGTCGCCGAGCCTGAACCGCAAGCTGATCGAGCAGGCGCTGAAGGGTGAACACGAAACCTACGAACTTTGA
- a CDS encoding DUF302 domain-containing protein, with the protein MMTTASISGNARTGIVTVASAHSGDATAGRLQTLLLERGLTLFACIDFSGDAERAGLVMPFSRLVIFGNPKAGTPLMQLAPTAALDLPLKVLVWEDANGRAWLSFNSTDYLRQRHGLPDDLMKPVSGVAALVEAAAR; encoded by the coding sequence ATGATGACCACCGCTTCGATTTCAGGGAACGCCCGCACCGGCATCGTCACCGTTGCCAGCGCTCATTCGGGCGACGCGACCGCCGGGCGTCTTCAAACATTACTTCTGGAGCGAGGGCTGACGCTTTTCGCGTGCATCGATTTCAGCGGCGACGCCGAGCGCGCGGGACTTGTGATGCCGTTCAGCCGACTCGTGATCTTCGGCAATCCCAAAGCCGGTACACCGTTGATGCAACTCGCGCCGACGGCCGCGCTCGATCTGCCTCTCAAGGTGCTCGTCTGGGAGGACGCGAACGGCCGCGCGTGGCTATCGTTCAACTCGACCGACTATCTTCGTCAGCGGCATGGTCTGCCGGACGATCTGATGAAGCCGGTGAGCGGTGTGGCCGCCCTCGTGGAGGCGGCCGCGCGGTAA
- a CDS encoding ABC transporter substrate-binding protein yields MKSHNNKLRNTRRALTTAIGALFVASAAHADLKVGIDLSNTGPAAVIGITSKNAMLMWPQAIAGQKADYLFLDDASDPGNAVRNIRKLINEDHVDVIVGPNITPAAMAALDPVAESQTPMITLIGSASVVEPQEGKKIWAYKMAQTDSAMADVMTRYMSNHNVKTVGFIGFADGYGESWLNEFSRFAALRHIQLVATERYNRTDASVTGQILKLMAAKPDAILIAGAGTPTVLPQRTLIERGYKGPIYQTHGIATPEFIKLGGKDVEGTLFPTQPVVVARTLPADHPSKKAALAFVDAYEAKYGPGSVTQFAGDAAGVSPRLQDAVARALKTAQPGTPAFRVALRDELEHAHELVVPNGVVNTSPKDHVGLDQRASVMGTIKDGKFVYLSQ; encoded by the coding sequence ATGAAGTCGCATAACAATAAGCTACGAAACACGCGGCGCGCCCTCACGACCGCGATCGGCGCGCTCTTCGTCGCCAGCGCCGCGCACGCCGACCTGAAGGTCGGCATCGATCTGTCGAACACCGGTCCTGCCGCCGTGATCGGCATCACGAGCAAGAATGCGATGCTGATGTGGCCGCAGGCGATCGCCGGCCAGAAAGCCGACTACCTCTTCCTCGACGACGCGTCCGACCCCGGCAACGCCGTGCGCAACATCCGCAAGTTGATCAACGAGGACCACGTCGACGTGATCGTCGGCCCAAACATCACGCCGGCTGCGATGGCCGCGCTCGATCCGGTCGCCGAAAGCCAGACGCCGATGATTACGCTGATCGGCTCGGCAAGCGTCGTCGAGCCGCAGGAAGGCAAGAAGATCTGGGCCTACAAGATGGCGCAGACCGATAGCGCGATGGCCGACGTGATGACGCGCTACATGTCCAACCATAACGTGAAGACGGTCGGCTTCATCGGTTTCGCGGATGGCTACGGCGAAAGCTGGCTCAACGAGTTCAGCAGGTTCGCGGCGCTGCGCCATATCCAGCTCGTCGCGACCGAGCGCTACAACCGCACCGACGCGAGCGTGACCGGCCAGATCCTGAAGCTGATGGCCGCGAAGCCCGACGCGATCCTGATCGCGGGCGCGGGCACGCCGACGGTGCTGCCGCAGCGCACGCTGATCGAGCGCGGTTACAAGGGGCCGATCTATCAGACGCACGGCATCGCGACGCCGGAGTTCATCAAGCTCGGCGGCAAGGACGTGGAAGGCACGCTGTTCCCGACCCAACCAGTCGTCGTCGCGCGCACGCTGCCGGCCGATCATCCGTCGAAGAAGGCGGCGCTCGCGTTCGTCGACGCGTACGAGGCGAAGTACGGCCCGGGCAGCGTGACGCAGTTCGCGGGCGATGCGGCCGGCGTGTCTCCGCGCCTGCAGGATGCCGTTGCACGCGCGTTGAAGACCGCGCAGCCGGGCACGCCGGCGTTTCGCGTCGCGTTGCGCGACGAGCTCGAGCACGCGCATGAGCTGGTGGTGCCGAACGGGGTCGTCAATACGAGCCCGAAGGATCACGTCGGCCTCGATCAGCGGGCAAGCGTGATGGGCACCATCAAGGATGGCAAGTTCGTTTATCTGAGCCAGTAA
- the cysD gene encoding sulfate adenylyltransferase subunit CysD, translated as MSTTLDSAVNAPLANTVSRMDHLDWLEAESIHILRELVAECSKPALLFSGGKDSVVVLALALKAFGLGANRKTQLPFPLVHIDTGHNYDEVIDFRDRRAQEIGAQLVVGHVEDSIKRGTVRLRRETDSRNAAQAVTLLETIEQYGYTAMIGGARRDEEKARAKERIFSFRDEFGQWDPKAQRPELWSIYNARLHNGEHMRVFPISNWTELDVWQYIAREQLELPSIYYAHQREIVRRNGLLVPVTPLTPMREGETSEQALVRFRTVGDISCTCPVESDADDVEKIIAETAVTEITERGATRMDDQVSEAAMEQRKKQGYF; from the coding sequence ATGAGCACCACGCTCGATTCCGCTGTCAACGCTCCGCTTGCCAACACGGTCAGCCGGATGGATCACCTCGATTGGCTCGAAGCCGAGTCGATTCACATCCTGCGCGAACTGGTCGCCGAGTGCAGCAAGCCAGCACTGCTGTTTTCGGGCGGCAAGGATTCCGTCGTGGTGCTCGCGCTCGCACTGAAGGCGTTCGGCCTCGGCGCAAACCGCAAGACGCAGCTGCCGTTCCCGCTCGTGCATATCGACACCGGCCATAACTACGACGAAGTGATCGACTTCCGCGATCGTCGCGCGCAAGAGATCGGCGCGCAACTGGTGGTCGGGCATGTCGAGGATTCGATCAAGCGCGGCACCGTGCGTCTGCGCCGCGAAACGGATTCGCGCAATGCCGCGCAAGCGGTCACGCTGCTGGAGACGATCGAGCAATACGGCTACACCGCGATGATCGGCGGCGCGCGTCGCGACGAAGAAAAGGCCCGCGCGAAAGAGCGCATCTTCTCGTTCCGCGACGAGTTCGGCCAATGGGACCCGAAGGCGCAGCGCCCGGAACTGTGGAGCATCTACAACGCGCGTCTGCACAACGGCGAGCACATGCGCGTGTTCCCGATCTCGAACTGGACCGAACTCGACGTGTGGCAGTACATCGCGCGTGAACAGCTCGAACTGCCGTCGATCTACTATGCGCACCAGCGCGAGATCGTGCGCCGCAATGGCCTGCTCGTGCCGGTTACGCCGCTCACGCCGATGCGCGAAGGCGAGACGAGCGAACAGGCGCTCGTGCGTTTCCGCACGGTCGGCGACATCAGCTGCACGTGCCCGGTCGAAAGCGACGCGGACGACGTCGAGAAGATCATCGCCGAAACGGCCGTCACCGAAATCACGGAACGCGGTGCGACGCGGATGGACGATCAGGTGTCCGAGGCGGCGATGGAGCAGCGCAAGAAGCAAGGTTATTTCTAA
- a CDS encoding phosphoadenylyl-sulfate reductase encodes MSTAQSLSPELAAKVERLDALLDSIATRHANVKLASSLAAEDMLLTHAILSRSVKIGIFSLNTGRLHAETLGMLDRVKERYGYDIEQFHPQAAAVEQYVSEHGLNAFYESVELRKRCCEIRKVEPLNRALADVSAWVTGQRREQSVTRAELHEEEHDGARGIAKFNPLADWTEAEVWDYLKAFDVPVNPLHARGYPSIGCEPCTRAIRPGEDSRAGRWWWESRDTKECGLHITAITPIAVERSENASA; translated from the coding sequence ATGAGCACCGCGCAATCGTTGAGCCCGGAGCTTGCGGCGAAGGTCGAGCGTCTTGATGCGCTGCTCGATTCGATCGCCACGCGCCACGCGAATGTGAAGCTCGCGAGCAGCCTCGCGGCCGAAGACATGCTGCTCACGCACGCGATCCTGTCGCGCAGCGTGAAGATCGGCATCTTCTCGCTGAACACGGGCCGTCTGCATGCTGAAACGCTCGGCATGCTCGACCGCGTGAAGGAGCGCTACGGCTACGACATCGAGCAGTTTCATCCGCAGGCAGCCGCGGTCGAACAGTATGTGAGTGAGCACGGCCTGAACGCATTCTATGAAAGCGTCGAGCTGCGTAAGCGCTGCTGCGAGATCCGCAAGGTCGAGCCGCTCAATCGCGCGCTCGCGGATGTCAGCGCCTGGGTGACCGGGCAGCGTCGCGAGCAGTCGGTGACGCGTGCCGAACTGCACGAGGAAGAGCACGACGGCGCGCGCGGCATCGCCAAGTTCAACCCGCTCGCGGACTGGACCGAAGCCGAAGTCTGGGATTATCTTAAGGCGTTCGACGTGCCGGTCAATCCGCTGCATGCGCGCGGTTATCCGAGCATCGGCTGCGAGCCGTGTACGCGTGCGATCCGCCCCGGCGAGGACAGCCGGGCGGGGCGCTGGTGGTGGGAGTCGCGCGATACGAAAGAATGCGGCTTGCATATCACGGCGATCACCCCGATAGCGGTCGAGCGCAGCGAAAATGCGTCGGCCTGA
- the cobA gene encoding uroporphyrinogen-III C-methyltransferase: MGKVYLIGAGPGAADLITVRGARLLGAADVVLHDALIEPAMLDYAPARAKRIAVGKRCGQLSTAQQFINKQIVDAALEHDVVVRLKGGDPMLFGRADEEMRALEAAGIEYEVVPGITAALASAATLKRSLTLRGVSRSVALATFSRAPGSDEIREQVNADSLVFYMGRDSGVEIARQMIDAGKPASMPVAIVEACSTPRERMLTLTLEDLAAGAAQRWVDASQPSLLMIGEAFAARQVEEAEHSANGMRVAA; the protein is encoded by the coding sequence ATGGGCAAGGTTTATCTGATCGGCGCGGGACCGGGTGCCGCGGACCTGATTACGGTACGCGGCGCGCGGCTGCTCGGCGCCGCCGACGTCGTGCTGCACGACGCGCTGATCGAGCCGGCGATGCTCGACTACGCGCCCGCGCGCGCGAAGCGCATTGCGGTCGGCAAGCGCTGCGGCCAGTTGTCGACGGCCCAGCAGTTCATCAACAAGCAGATCGTCGATGCGGCTTTGGAGCACGACGTGGTCGTGCGTTTGAAGGGCGGCGATCCGATGCTGTTCGGCCGCGCCGACGAAGAGATGCGCGCGCTGGAAGCCGCTGGCATCGAGTATGAAGTCGTGCCGGGCATCACCGCCGCGCTGGCGAGCGCGGCCACGCTAAAGCGCTCGCTGACGCTGCGCGGCGTGTCGCGTAGCGTCGCGCTTGCGACGTTCAGCCGCGCGCCGGGCTCCGACGAGATCCGCGAACAGGTCAATGCCGATTCACTCGTGTTCTACATGGGCCGCGATAGCGGCGTCGAGATCGCGCGGCAAATGATCGATGCCGGCAAGCCCGCGAGCATGCCCGTTGCGATCGTCGAGGCGTGCAGCACGCCGCGCGAACGGATGCTGACGCTGACGCTGGAAGATCTTGCGGCGGGCGCAGCGCAGCGCTGGGTCGATGCGTCACAGCCGAGTTTACTGATGATCGGGGAGGCGTTCGCGGCGCGGCAAGTCGAGGAGGCGGAACACTCGGCGAACGGGATGCGGGTCGCGGCCTGA
- a CDS encoding DUF934 domain-containing protein: MASIIKNREIVNDDWSVVRPAEDGALPAVSELPAGKVIVPLALWQAERDALVAARGAAEIGVWLAPDSEPADIVGDFDKLALIAVDFPVFRDGRGFSIGRLLRERYGYKGELRAIGDVLRDQINFMFRCGFDAYALRADKDINDALKAFDEFSVQYQGAVDNPSPLFRRRAAQAGADKVPA, encoded by the coding sequence ATGGCTTCTATCATCAAGAACCGCGAGATCGTCAACGACGACTGGAGCGTCGTGCGCCCCGCGGAAGACGGCGCTTTGCCGGCGGTGAGCGAACTGCCGGCCGGCAAGGTGATCGTGCCGCTGGCGCTGTGGCAAGCCGAGCGCGACGCGCTCGTCGCCGCGCGCGGCGCGGCAGAGATTGGCGTGTGGCTCGCGCCGGATAGCGAACCGGCGGATATCGTCGGTGACTTCGACAAGCTTGCGCTGATCGCCGTGGACTTCCCGGTGTTCCGCGACGGCCGCGGCTTCAGCATCGGCCGTCTGCTGCGTGAGCGCTATGGCTACAAGGGCGAGCTGCGCGCGATCGGCGACGTGCTGCGCGACCAGATCAACTTCATGTTCCGCTGCGGGTTCGACGCCTACGCACTGCGCGCCGACAAGGACATCAACGACGCGCTGAAGGCGTTCGACGAGTTCAGCGTGCAATACCAGGGCGCCGTCGATAACCCATCGCCGCTGTTTCGCCGCCGCGCGGCGCAGGCTGGCGCCGACAAGGTTCCGGCATGA
- a CDS encoding nitrite/sulfite reductase — translation MYQYDQYDQTIVDERVAQYADQVRRRLSGELSEEEFRPLRLQNGLYYQRHAYMHRIAIPYGNLRSDQMRVLAQIAREHDRGYGHFSTRSNIQYNWIKLEETPEILRKLAAVQMHGIQTSGNCIRNITADQFAGVAPDEVVDPRAWAEILRQWSTFHPEFAWLPRKFKIAVSGSKEDRAAVQIHDMGVYLKKNAQGELVVDILAGGGLGRTPIVGAIIRRDLPWQHLLTYCEAVLRVYNRYGRRDNMYKARIKILVKALSPEKFSAQVEEEWQHLKDGPSTLTQAEVDRVAQYFAPPAYDKLPDTDTSFEKHLLENRAFARWVERNVRPHKVAGYASVTLSLKPTTVAPGDATDVQMDAVADWADEYSFGKVRVSHEQNLILADVKKRDLFALWEKAKAQGFATPNIGLLTDIISCPGGDFCSLANAKSIPIALAIQERFNDLDYVYDLGDVSLNISGCINACGHHHVGNIGILGVDKDGSEWYQVTLGGEQGTGATGAHLGRVIGPSFSAEEMPDVMSKVIDTFVENRQEGERFIDTYNRIGITPFKERVYAARQPAHA, via the coding sequence ATGTACCAATACGATCAGTACGACCAGACCATCGTCGATGAACGGGTCGCGCAGTACGCCGATCAGGTTCGCCGCCGCTTGTCGGGCGAATTGAGCGAAGAGGAGTTCCGTCCGCTGCGTCTGCAGAACGGCCTGTACTACCAGCGCCACGCGTACATGCACCGCATCGCGATTCCGTACGGCAACCTGCGCAGCGACCAGATGCGCGTGCTCGCGCAGATCGCGCGCGAACACGACCGCGGCTACGGCCATTTCTCGACGCGCTCGAACATCCAGTACAACTGGATCAAGCTCGAAGAAACGCCGGAAATCCTGCGCAAGCTCGCCGCCGTGCAGATGCACGGCATTCAGACCTCGGGCAACTGCATCCGCAACATCACGGCGGATCAATTCGCCGGCGTCGCGCCCGACGAAGTGGTCGATCCGCGCGCATGGGCCGAAATCCTGCGTCAATGGTCGACGTTCCACCCGGAATTCGCGTGGCTGCCGCGCAAGTTCAAGATCGCCGTGTCGGGCTCGAAGGAAGATCGCGCGGCCGTGCAGATCCACGACATGGGCGTGTATCTGAAGAAGAACGCGCAGGGCGAACTGGTGGTCGACATTCTGGCGGGCGGCGGTCTGGGACGTACGCCGATCGTCGGCGCGATCATCCGCCGCGATCTGCCGTGGCAGCATCTGCTGACCTACTGCGAAGCCGTGCTGCGTGTGTACAACCGCTACGGCCGCCGCGACAACATGTACAAGGCGCGTATCAAGATTCTGGTGAAGGCGCTGTCGCCGGAGAAGTTCTCCGCGCAGGTTGAAGAAGAGTGGCAGCACCTGAAGGATGGCCCGTCGACTCTCACGCAGGCCGAAGTGGATCGCGTGGCGCAGTACTTCGCGCCGCCCGCTTACGACAAGCTGCCGGACACCGATACGTCGTTCGAAAAGCATCTGCTGGAAAATCGCGCATTCGCACGCTGGGTCGAGCGTAACGTGCGTCCGCACAAGGTCGCGGGCTACGCGTCGGTCACGCTGTCGCTGAAGCCGACCACGGTCGCGCCGGGCGACGCGACCGACGTGCAGATGGACGCCGTCGCCGACTGGGCCGACGAGTATTCGTTCGGCAAGGTCCGCGTGTCGCACGAACAGAACCTGATTCTCGCCGACGTGAAGAAGCGCGACCTGTTCGCGCTGTGGGAAAAGGCCAAGGCGCAAGGCTTCGCGACGCCGAACATCGGCTTGTTGACCGACATCATCTCGTGCCCGGGCGGCGACTTCTGCTCGCTCGCGAACGCGAAGTCGATTCCGATCGCGCTCGCGATCCAGGAACGCTTCAACGATCTCGACTACGTGTACGACCTCGGCGACGTGTCGCTGAACATCTCGGGCTGCATCAACGCGTGCGGTCATCATCACGTCGGCAACATCGGCATTCTGGGCGTCGACAAGGACGGCTCGGAGTGGTACCAGGTGACGCTCGGCGGCGAGCAGGGCACGGGCGCGACCGGCGCTCACCTTGGCCGCGTGATCGGCCCGTCGTTCTCGGCCGAGGAAATGCCGGATGTGATGTCGAAGGTGATCGATACGTTCGTGGAAAACCGCCAGGAAGGCGAGCGTTTCATCGATACGTACAACCGCATCGGCATCACGCCGTTCAAGGAGCGCGTGTACGCCGCGCGTCAACCGGCTCACGCGTAA